In Actinomycetes bacterium, the DNA window ACCTGGTCGACGCCGAACCCGAGGCCGTACCAGCTCGTGGGGAGCCCCTCGACCTGCCACCACGCATGTTGGAGGAGACGCTTGGAGGCGTCGCTCACCAGCCGCTCGTCCCCGGGGCAGTGCGCCTCGAGGTAGCGGCACAGGTCCTCGGCCGTGCTGTAGAAGCCGGTGGCGGCGGCCATCGCGCGCGTGTCCACCGGGTCGATCGGGCGGCGCTGAGGTCCGGTCGCGAGCGTGCCGTAGCCGGTGACGTACTCCCCCGAGCGCGCCGGGTCGAGCTCGGGCCCGGTCCGGCTCAGGCCGAGCCGGGCGACGATCTCCGTGCTGACGTAGTCGTGGTAGCTGCGTCCGGTGACCGCCTCGATGACCTCACCGAGCAGCGAGTAGGTGATGTTGGAGTACTTGAACCGCTCGTTGCGGGGACGGATCGCCGCCCGGGTCGACGCGATCTCGTGCAGGGTCTCCCGGTCGGGGAACGGCCGCATGAGCTGCCAGTGGTCCGCGTCCTCGCCGTCGCGGATCACCCCGCCGGAATGGCTGAGCATCTCGCGGATCGTGACGTCGCCGACCGGCGGCTCGAGCCAGTCGAGGTGCCGGCTCACCGGGTCGTCGAGGCGCAGCGCCCCGGCCTCCACCAGCTGCAGGACGGCGGTGGCCGTGAAGGTCTTGGAGTGGGAGGCGACGCGGAACAGGT includes these proteins:
- a CDS encoding serine hydrolase domain-containing protein produces the protein MGVPAPQLRPQAVRDATAYAGSWLAYRQTYLRIPGVQAAVRHDGELVHSSAHGHADVENDVPLTPEHLFRVASHSKTFTATAVLQLVEAGALRLDDPVSRHLDWLEPPVGDVTIREMLSHSGGVIRDGEDADHWQLMRPFPDRETLHEIASTRAAIRPRNERFKYSNITYSLLGEVIEAVTGRSYHDYVSTEIVARLGLSRTGPELDPARSGEYVTGYGTLATGPQRRPIDPVDTRAMAAATGFYSTAEDLCRYLEAHCPGDERLVSDASKRLLQHAWWQVEGLPTSWYGLGFGVDQVGERRMVGHGGGFPGQITRSLLDPDDRLAVSVLTSAVDGPAEELAFGVVKLIDLAARQTGAPETDRSRFAGRFADLWGVTDVVCLDGALLMLDPTASDPTEGCFELAVEDDVTLRITTGPGYGSVGEPLRYTFAPDGSVLSVRGPNGATMWPIERYVSS